The Alteribacter populi genomic sequence GGCGAGGTATTCGTCCAATCCTCGCGCTCGGAGCTTACAAGCAGGGCACTCGCCGCAACCATCGCCGACAATGCCTTCATAGCAAGTGAGTGTATTGTAACGGACAAAGTCGAGTCCGCCAAGTTCATCAGCCATTTTCCACGTTTCTGCTTTCGTGAGAAACATAAGTGGCGTATGAATCACAAAGTTTTCGTCCATGGACAGGTTTAAGGTGACATTCATCGACTTTACAAACGTATCCCGGCAGTCCGGATACCCGGAAAAGTCTGTTTCACAAACGCCGGTGATAATATGTTTGGCGTCGATTTGTTTTCCAAAAATCCCTGCCATTAATAAGAACAGATGATTTCGGCCATCCACAAACGTTGTCGGGTAGTTTTCCCCTTCTTCAATCTCAATATCGTCCCGCGTGAGAGCATTGGCAGTTATTTGGCCAAGCATGCTCAAATCCATCACATGATGAGCGACATTTAATTGATTAGCAATTTCTTTTGCGTAGTCAAGTTCACGTTGATGCCGCTGTCCGTAATCGAACGATACTGCAACGACTTCATCGAACTTTTTCAATGCCCAAAGAAGACAAGTTGTACTATCTTGCCCTCCGCTAAATACAACGATCGCTTTATTCAAAAGTCTTCACTCCTAGTTTTGATTTATAGAGCGGAGGATGGTTACGAACTCCGCTACCTTAATACTCTAACAAATTTACAATGAAAATGTTAGTGAAATATTGTTGGTAATTGTTCGTATAGAGTGAAAAAAACAGAGGCGGTAGGTTAGTTTGAAAACGCTCAAAAATCATCATCATAAGTAAAAAGACCTAATTATGGTGCTTCTCTTATTTGGTTAATAGAAGTGTTATAAGGAAAATATGCCCATTAATTCTCGTATTTTTGACAAAAAATAATAACTATAGTTCTGTTTGAGTTGTCAGACCTTTACGACAATTTACAAG encodes the following:
- the queC gene encoding 7-cyano-7-deazaguanine synthase QueC, which gives rise to MNKAIVVFSGGQDSTTCLLWALKKFDEVVAVSFDYGQRHQRELDYAKEIANQLNVAHHVMDLSMLGQITANALTRDDIEIEEGENYPTTFVDGRNHLFLLMAGIFGKQIDAKHIITGVCETDFSGYPDCRDTFVKSMNVTLNLSMDENFVIHTPLMFLTKAETWKMADELGGLDFVRYNTLTCYEGIVGDGCGECPACKLRARGLDEYLAEKGDASDE